Genomic window (Daucus carota subsp. sativus chromosome 5, DH1 v3.0, whole genome shotgun sequence):
GCATTATTGGTAAACAAAACTTGGGATCTTGTTCCTCTGCCAAAAGGAAAGAAAGCGATTGGTCATAGATGGGTATTCAAAGTTAAGCTCAAGTCTGATGGTTCTTTGGAACGTTGCAAAGCTCGATTAGTTGCTAAGGGGTATAATCAGCAATTTGGAATTGATTACGAAGAAACGTTTTCTCCAGTTGTTAAAATGAACACCATACGTTGCATATTAGCACTTGCTGCTAGCAGGAATTGGAAAGTGTTCCAGTTAGACGTGAATAACGCGTTTCTCCATGGCAACTTATCTGAAGAAGTTTATATGACAGTTCCGGAAGGGATTCCCAATCCATATAATCTTGTCTGTCGTCTGCGTAAATCTCTATATGGCCTGAAACAGGCATCTAGAGAATGGTTTGACAAACTACAAAGTGAATTGCTTGATCAGGGATTTGTTAAGTCTAAAAATGACTGTTGTTTGTTCATTAAGCGGCACGACGCACATGTTACAATAATGGCtgtttatgttgatgatatcatcatCACAGGAACAGACATTGATTCCATCACAACAATCAAGCAGCATCTTGATATTGCCTTTAGTATTAAGGACCTGGGAGTTCTTCACTATTTTCTTGGCATCGAGGTAGATTATGTACCAGATGGGACAGTCTTAACTCAATCAAAATTCACTAAAGATCTTCTACACGACTTGCCTTTTGATGTTTCAAAGAAGGTAGCTACTCCATTACCTGCTGCACTCAAACTGAATAATGATACAGGACCATTGATCCAAGATCCAGAAGTATATCGTTCTTTGGTAGGCAAACTCAACTATCTTACAAATACACGTCCTGATCTTAATTACTCAGTCCAAGTTCTTAGTCAATTTATGCATGCTCCACGAGTTCCACACTGGGAAGCCTTGATACACACGATACGGTATATTGCTCATTCATGTCATCAAGGCATTTTACTTCGAGCATCAGACCAGTTAACACTCCAAGCATATTCTGACAGTGATTGGGCTGCATGCCCCAACACTCGACGTTCCATCACTGGTTATGTGCTATTATTTGGTTCATCTCCTGTAACATGGAAATCAAAGAAACAGAGCACagtttcaagatcatcatcTGAAAGTGAATATCGAGCCATGGCTTCTGCTGCAGCTGATGTAACTTGGACAGTTCGGTTACTTGAAGAACTTGGAGTCACAAATCTGAAACCAGTCACTTTGCATTGTGACAATCAGTCATCTATAGCCATTGCAAAAAATCCCGTATTTCATGAACGCACAAAACACATTGAAATTGACATGCATTTCACTCGCGACAAGGTTATGGAAGGCCTTCTTCAACTTACATATCTTCCTACAACACAGCAGCTTGCTGATGTCTTCACGAAGATACTGCCAGCCTCTCAATTTGACCTTCTTTTATCCAAGTTAGGAGTGGTTTCTTCCCCTCCTACCTTGAGGGGGGATATTGAGTATAGTGAATCTCAGCATCAAGCACATGTTGTTACTGCTCACCACAGTGACATAATAGATCAACACAGAGATACACTAGTAGACTTAAGTGTATTGTTTCGTGACTTACAACTGCCACATCATCCACCATGAGCTGTCAACAGCTAATAGTTAGTTAGATGATTAGATACAATATAGTTGTATATACACCTAGTTAGTTAGAGTAAGGCACGATGCAGTTAGAGTAGACTTGTATATAAACGATACCAGACTCTGTATTCATTCATTCAGTTGTATGCAAACACACAACAAAGTACAGTATATTTCATTTCTTTCTCTCCAAGCTTAATAGTAAATCTGCAAGTTTAGTATTAGTGTATGAATTTCAATACACAGTCCACAAATCAGCTAAAACGCATTACTATAAATCATCTTTACAGTGCTACAAATCACTAGTCCGTGTAACACCAAAACCACGAGTTTGTAGTTTGCATTTAAAACACCACCTAAATATATTGTGAACAAGAGGCAGACAGGCAGTCTTGATCTtctagttttttaaaaaaaaaagattgttTCTCGAATTTCTGGAAAATGGCCACCTGTATGACCAATtattgttgctgctgctgctgctgccaaGGTTGAGATTTGATACGAGAAGACAAACATATGAAACTAAAAACatagaattaaaaaataaaatgagataatttcttgAGTGATGATGTAATATGGCATAACTAATCCAATCTAGATGCAACTAATTCACCACTGACTCCATTTCAGTGGGTTGTAATAATGAGACACTAGAATTCAATTCAAGTATTAAAACTTTGACAAAAACTTCAAAAAACAAAGCTTTTGTCTGTGACAATGCCAACTTATGTAGGAGGTTCAGCTTTTGATCCCTGGTGACTATTGATATGGTGATGTCAACTTTTTTAGTGTAATCAACTCCACTAGACACAGACTCTTTTATCTAGCCGAAAAACATTGCAGCGATATAGCCATATATTCATTTCTATCAAATTCTATGAGTTCTGCAAATTACAATGACAAAAAATCGACACATTTACAAGCCCAAAACTATTATTAGAATGATTACTAGACTCGATATACATTTTCTCTCGTCGTGATAACAAGAGGTCGAGATCAGAGCGCTAGTGTAGAAATTTGTGATTATTTTTCAGGCAATAGTCAAAATTTGCTTTGactaacaaaaaataaatttgaacgaAGGTCATCATCACTTAGCACACAGTAGGGTAGTTATTAGTTAGTAGGATAGAAGGACATCAAGCCATTTAAAGAACTGATATAGTGAGAATGTACTTTGCCCCTTCTTGGGGATAATTATTGAAACCAGAATTTAATGTAAGAAGCCATAAATTTAAGAACAACTTGTGAAGTTGGTTCAAGGATTAATGACAAAATGGCAGGTCTTATTGATAACTATTACCCAACCCCTCTATTCACCTGTAATCTGCATTTACTTCCAGAAATTTCCATGAATTGGTTAGAAGTTGGAGGTTGATAGCGATTACAGGCCTGATACCAGCCTCTTCTTCGTGTTCTCTTCTGGCATGACCAAACTCCAGAGCTTGCAAAGGGAGGGTTTTCCAGATATATGGTCATGTTGTTGGAAGTTAGGACAATCTTTATTGTGTTTTTAACCTCCTTGTACTATGCACAAAGGATTGCACATGGTCGAAAACTTGAAATTGGtgcttatattaatttttttggtatATGAAAAAACAGATTTTCTAGCATATGCACCATAAGCCCATACTAACAACCACATTTAGCGGGTGCTTTCTTGCTGACACCAATGTACACAACATATATCTTTGTTTGTGTAGATGCTTCAGAACatgtaaaattacaaatatgatATAACTCTACATCATATCATAGCATTGAGGCAACTCTTATAATggaatgaaaagaaaaaaaagaattctTTTGAGAAAATGTCATTTATTATAGGAAATTACAGTTTTTTGTTATGACAATTTATAATCAACATAGAGCAAGTTCAGACCTTTACAGATCCAATCACCATTTACAATGCACAACTAGTCTCTCCAATAGATCTTAATTGGTACACTACAATGATGATTATAggatcaaaaacatcaaaaatgGATTTCcccctcttttttcttttttgcatatttcttttatatgatttatctGTGGAGATTTCCCTTAATTAGTAATTACACGCTAGATCTCCATATTCTTCCTTCCAATGAAATAACAATAATTGAAACATCATCATGATAGCGTCGCCTATCTCCTTGTGGTATCTCCAGCAATTCATGAAAATCAATACCTAGCACAGCAGAAGTGCAATGGCAAATTAGCATCCGCGAGATGTTAATGGAAGAGCATAAAAGTTAGTTTGTGTTGGAATGTGATTTACCAGCTTTTTTCGCTGCACGGAAGAGCACTTCTTCCACTAAATGCTGAGCAGGATCCCCGTCAGGAGACCAAGCAAGGAAAAGTTCAACTTCAGAGACAGCCTCTTCGTTCGTAAAGTATTGGTACAGCCCGTCTGAAGATAATATCAAGAATCTGTCTCGAGGGCCTAGTCTGTGATGGTATAGGGATGGTAAACAACTGATGTATGGAGATGATCCGACGTAATCAATTCTAAACATTTCCAGAAGTGCATTGTTCCACTTGGGCTACAGAAGAGAGAAAACAAAGGATTTTAGTCATCCAGCAAATTATACAATGAAATATGATTGGAACACTCTTGCTAGTGCAGCTAAAGTCCAGTTCTGGATAGATATAGTTCAATTGAAGTTTTCACATGTTTTAACAAGCATATACCATGTAGCAGAACATCAACACAGTGAATACGACATGGCGTATATAGTGCATGTTCATCAACTTTACAGTAATGATAGGCTGAAAAAATTCACTCAGTGAAAGGAAAGATAATAGGCTAGAAAATGGCGACAGGTGAGATTAGTTTCAAAGAAACAGCCTCTATACTCATAGTAGAGGTACATTTTGCGCACTCTAGCTAACAAGCAGGATACAGTAATTCGGACCATTTCCCCAGCTAATTAACAAAGAAAATCCAATTGAACTGACCCATGTTCTTTTTCTCGAAGCATATAACAAGATTATAAGCCAATATGCTATGTTGCAGAAAGGTCCTGGACATTGACAACCAGCCAATTCCAGAAATATTCTTCCTAAAATAGAAAGGCAACTTGCTTTTATGTACTTTAGAGGACCATAAGATTTTGGTCACCAAAAAAATATCTATGAAATGTTTAAACAGATAAAGGAATCTACTTTAGTTTATCAAATGGGATAGGAAAGCAACTCTACATTTCTCACTAATCCTTATTGTTAGAATGGAAAGCTTATAACATACAACACCTGCTTAAGAAAGCCAGCACCAAAAGCTCGAGTAACTTTCAAAGAACCCTTCACACGCTCATTTGTCACAGCAGAAGCATCATCCCGGTGTTCATTTTTTATTCTCTGCACCTCCTGTAAAAAAATTCCAGAATTCAACAAAAGCCCTAAAATATAGAAGAATAATTACAATCTTCAGTAATATTAagctataaatatttataagctCCTCTACCTCTTCCACATTAGTACTATGATCAATGGTGAGCTGACAAGCAGTTAGGCTTGGCATTGTAGAGGAAATATCAGCATCAGAACCCTCAAGATCATACAATGTTTCTTCATTAATCCTCTCCAAATCTTGTCGCCAAACATCCGGTTCTGCCTTTTGACCTATCACAGCTCTACTATCGCCAACATTCATTACATAAACATCTTCGCCTTTCATCAACATAACAAGAACACAAGAACCCATCAAAGCCAATTCTGGATTTTCCATAAGCATAAGATCTGCAATCCCTAAATAGGCGTCCTCAGTTTTCTTTAAAGCTTGAGATAAAGCTTTAAGTACCTCATTATGACTAACACCTCCATCATTTCTATGTACCTCTTCTTTTAATCTCCGATCAAGATCTAACCTTTCACGATCCCATTCACACCTCCATCTCCTCTGATTCTCCTCCCACTTCCTTGCAGCCCCTCTATACCTAATTTTCGAATTCCtcccctttcttcttcttggatTCAACTCAAAATTCACATCCCCGCTTCTAGCAGGATAACTTTCAACCTCAATTCCCCGCGAACATCCAACCTTACTCTTATCCGTTGATAAACTATTTTCAACAACCCGAGAAGTATCATCAACAGAAGACACATCCCCTGTTTCTAATTTAGAATTCTTATCACTTGTAAGATCGAACTTATCATCATCCCACAGCAAACCCTTGAGCTCTTTATGAACAGCAGGATACAAATTAGACAGAAGATAATCCGGCGCATCAGGACCATTAAATCCATCATATATCCCAACAAAAACCCATCCATGTTCCTCAGAAACCACAACTTGAACTCGATCTTCCCCTGCTTTCCCTTGAGCCCATTGCAAATTTTGACTCTGAAATGAATCATCATCATCTAAACTACCTTCACTGCTGAAATTCACACTACTAATAGTCAACTCATTGTTCTTCTCATTCCCAGCATTCACCCAATCATGTTCTTTCAAAGAAACCATCACTTTCATCGGAGCAACAATCGAATTCTGCCCTCGAGAAATAGTCTTCGAAATTGCCTTCTTCACCGTCCGCACAAACGATGATCCTTTTCGTGATCTCCGACGAAAAGCAAAACTACCATGAGAAAAGCTCCTGTTAAACTGACCACCAGAGGAGCTTTTCTCAAGTTCGAGCGGGCCCGATAGAAATCCACGTTCTATCGGACCCGACACGAACCCTCTTTCCATCGGTCCAGACAGACCCATACTCGAGGAAAGAGGCCCGGAATAAACAGAATTCCGGGGAATAGGCTGTAAGGGAACAGAAGCAAAAGAAGTCGAGCTCTCGAAAGCCGAGGCCCGATCAATACTATTGTAAGAAGACAGATCAGCAGTAGATAGAGGTGTCGAAGTGTTCGCACTGACGGAGGCGCCGGAGATTGACCGGAAAGTTGTCGTTTCCTCAGAATGAACTTTCGAGGAAGAAACACGATCCGGGTCGGGTCTGACATAGCAGAAAGAGTGACCCAGATCGTCTAGTGGATCAGATATTACGACGGCGAGGTCTTTTCTCCGGCGAACAATCTCGCCGCCGGTGAAACAGACCGTGAGTTTCCCAACACCATTACCCATCTATAAAACAACAAAACACACAGATTACACGCACTGGAGGTGTAAAATACGaagaaaatcaagaatcatcaCAAAGAAAAACACCGAGAATTTAGAGAAATATGAGAGGAAAAGTAAGAGAAAGAGAGGCGTTGACTTTGCGAAATACAGGTTTTGAAATCATAAACACACATTCACACACTAGCTTTTTAAGACTCTGCTGTATGTATAGTTGTATCTATAGCTtgtctatttattttatttaatttatttagggGAAAGGCGTTGACAATAGGTAACATTTAAATAAACTCAAGTGTGTTGGGCATTATGATAGCGACACCTTTTTACCCTCAAGTACAGCGCGTGCACTACACTCTCTTTTTACCCGAACCCAGATTCGAGCCAGTACGGTCAGAAGTGGGCCCGTAGTCTGACAAGAAGAGCGAACATTTGACCATGTTGTTGCGTGGGTAATAACGTTAGAGCGGTGCGcgtggggattgtgtttggatATTTTCTTATCTCTAGTTTGAAATTTAGTGGAAGGATGTAAAATGGGATTGTGGTTGGGATCAAAAATGTCAAGGGAGGACTTTAttgttttgtatatttattgcaaatatatgtagatgcaTAAACAGTtgattgttactccctccgtctcaatttataggtccattttggaataaacacgcatattaagaaaaaatgttggttagatagaatcttatctcatgtatcattaattagtgcattgataagtgagaatatagttgagtttcaaaaaaatcacaataaatataggattttggtgcattgagaaatgaaaataatgttgagtttcaaaaaagtcacaattaatatgtagataaatttgtattgaaagaagagagggacaagtgttttgggacaaatttttttcccaaaatggacctataaattgagacggagggagtactgctTACTGATTTCctgtattatatttatatcagcTCGgttgatttttcaaatttttttatggtGGTGCTTATATAATGTTCGCTGTTCAGGAGCAATATGATAGTGATTTACTACAATGTTGACTAAATTTCTATATGTTAGAACTCACCCGGTAGTATCTGCTGACGTTTAAAAATGAGTTGATTTtggtataattataaaaaaaaaaaaagttaaatttttttattacaaacATTTgtactaatttattatttattttttttgctaaataacatTTGTACTAATTTAGTCCAGTCTAAATAGCATATCAAACCAGGTCGTTTGGTTCACGTCTTTCTAATATTAGGTATTGGTTCgttcattccaaactcatacCTGATTTTTGCTTAGATTTTCTTCTCCTTCAAACCCATACCTCAAACCTACAAGGTATGAGATTGTCATACCCAAAGGAAAAGCTGGGTATGAAACATAGGTTTGAGTAAACAATTTCGTTTGTCTTATTTTTATGGGAAATTCTTGATGGTACACTCATAGAATTGACTTTTCTCAATGGTACCATCtcatttttgacttctaccagtggtaccctcgtacttttaatttactctctaaGGTACACTCGTGTACTTTGGATCTACTCTCTATTAATTTCAGactgtaaaacaaattgtatatttgaaatccttgcgaaaacttacataaaatagacccttaaatcatgtaaaacagagtcaaaatgaGTGAGATATTAATGACAAAGTTTGGTTATGAAGTTTGAATATATCTCACTCATTCTgactctgttttacatgatttaagggtctattttatgtaacttttcgcaaagatttcaaatataaaatttgttttacagTTTGAAATCAATAGAGAGTAAATTTAAAGTACACGAGGGTaccatagagagtaaattaaaagtacgagggtaccactggtagaagtcaaaaatgtgatggtaccattgagaaaagccaattcTAAGAGGATACCATCAAGAATTtccctatttttatttttatttatgtcattaaattcaaattattaataccAAATGAAGTTGATGGctcaaagatatataaaaaaattatttcaaaaatattttaaattaattataattaatcacttAAAAGTATTCAAATTAGATATACTCATTCCAATATTTAACCAAACCcatgatattaaaaatgatatcTCAACCCTATATCATCTCAACCCGATTTCTCAACCCCAATTTCATACCCTCCCTCCAATCAAACAACCCCTCGTGGTAATAAGAATAACCCCTGAAAGTTAAGTGTGATTTCATGTAGTTGGAAATTAATTTGAATAGTCTGCCTAGAAACTCGTTTGGGAATTTAGCCGCTGTTTGTTTTCAAGAAACATGAGTGGTTTTTGCCTTCTGATTTTCTTtaaccgtttgtgtaaataaggaGAAACAGTTTTAAGAGAATGTTAACTTCTCTCGGAGAGCTTCtaattcttttccaaacacttatttatttatttatttctcacttttaattcattttttcactttaagtaaaaaataattttttaaacttgTCCAAACGGCATCTTAATTTATAAGCAAATTGCGGTTGAATAGGTAAAAATTTAGGTTGAAAAGTGAAAACTCACCAGAAAATGGATCGTAATCTCATGAGAATAATTTATATAGAGATATAGATCTATGTAAAGCCTGGTTGGCTACATACGTACAgtattatcaatatttttgaAGCTCGAGACATATCCAatgaaattgaataaaattgattAGTTAACTATACCAGGAAGatattatacaaattatataacatatataaattttattcaaaatgaaGTCAATTTCATTAGTCAAAAGTTAAAAGGTATGTGCACTGCTATTTCATTTGTATTccttctgttttttaatatatgacgtttgatttttttgacacaCTTTAAGTGCTTTGGCCGagtagttaaaagtattatttttataattttgtttttttgaataaaaatatataatcaaaattttaatttacaaaaaaagtcaataaaaaaataatttttactattcgGTCAACCCATCTAAAATTAGATGTCCAAATCAAaagtgatataaaaaaaaaagagggagTACTAAGTTATGGCGGTTAGATCATTGTCAACTCAAATGAATTTATTGTACATTTACAAGCATTGACTTCCTgcaaaataaaagtaatttacTTACTCTCTTTTAACTCTGATCATTCATGCATATATTCTAATTTTTACTTGAACAAATTTGTATTGGGAATACATGTACCGATCTATATATATTTCGATGACATGGGGTTGTAAAATCTCACTTCATACATCCTGTTTTAATTATTACTTTTTCCACATATTTaagttgattaaaaaatatatatacacttattatttgatatttattagtggataaaaatataaattataaactttagttcggaaaagaaaattttataataataaataaatattttaatcaatttaaattacTTGCAAACTATAAAAGGGGCTACTAAATTTAATAATCCTATCCTGCACATTTACTAGAAGTCATGATTTAGTGTTTTAGGTAGATTGACTCATTTATGGCTGTCTGTTTGTGTTGACTTTTATCTGTGCAGCCTATAATAACAGAGGTATTCAAAATCATTAATTGTATACTGTATTTTATAGACTTATTAATATTCATATGTATCCAGAAACGTCTAAAGTGCAGTGTTACataaatcgggaatcggacctaatcggttgagctaccgattcaaggattaatcggaaatcggggattaatcggaaggattaatcggagttaaaatcgggtttattttaatattaaaatattatttaatatttaagtattattatattagctatttagtaactaatatatttattatattcataaactctatacttattcatatttaaagtaatatagtattttaattttaataatttatcacatatacttcga
Coding sequences:
- the LOC108224021 gene encoding probable protein phosphatase 2C 23, yielding MGNGVGKLTVCFTGGEIVRRRKDLAVVISDPLDDLGHSFCYVRPDPDRVSSSKVHSEETTTFRSISGASVSANTSTPLSTADLSSYNSIDRASAFESSTSFASVPLQPIPRNSVYSGPLSSSMGLSGPMERGFVSGPIERGFLSGPLELEKSSSGGQFNRSFSHGSFAFRRRSRKGSSFVRTVKKAISKTISRGQNSIVAPMKVMVSLKEHDWVNAGNEKNNELTISSVNFSSEGSLDDDDSFQSQNLQWAQGKAGEDRVQVVVSEEHGWVFVGIYDGFNGPDAPDYLLSNLYPAVHKELKGLLWDDDKFDLTSDKNSKLETGDVSSVDDTSRVVENSLSTDKSKVGCSRGIEVESYPARSGDVNFELNPRRRKGRNSKIRYRGAARKWEENQRRWRCEWDRERLDLDRRLKEEVHRNDGGVSHNEVLKALSQALKKTEDAYLGIADLMLMENPELALMGSCVLVMLMKGEDVYVMNVGDSRAVIGQKAEPDVWRQDLERINEETLYDLEGSDADISSTMPSLTACQLTIDHSTNVEEEVQRIKNEHRDDASAVTNERVKGSLKVTRAFGAGFLKQPKWNNALLEMFRIDYVGSSPYISCLPSLYHHRLGPRDRFLILSSDGLYQYFTNEEAVSEVELFLAWSPDGDPAQHLVEEVLFRAAKKAGIDFHELLEIPQGDRRRYHDDVSIIVISLEGRIWRSSV